The bacterium genomic interval CTCCCGGAGTACGTGCCAGATTGTCTTCACGTTGATGGCGGGCTGAGCGAGAACTGCCGTGATGGCGATCTCTTCGATCAGCGCCAGGATCGCGATCGCCGCCGCAATGCGAAACGGCCAGCCGGGGCCACCGGCCCAGACGACCCACAGGGCACCGCCGACGAGGATGGAGGAGAGCTTGGCTCCCCAGGTGTGATAGCTCGTGAGCGCGCGAAACTTGAGCCAGGCGACGGCCATCGGCAAGACGAATGCGACGCCAAGGAGCGCGACCCAACGGAGTTCAGCGGTCACGAAGTCGGGCCGGAGCCACCAGGTACAAAGCGGCATCGCGAGCCAGAGAGCGAGATCCGCTCGACTATCCAGAAGGCAGCCGGCATCACTGGCTTCGCCGGTGGCGCGGGCGACCCAACCATCGAGTACATCGGAGGCCAGGGCGACGCTCACGAGGGCCAGGAAGAGGCGCGCCTCTCCCAGCCATGCAACCCACAGCAGGCTCGGCACGAGGGCCAGCCGAAGCGCGGAGAGCGCGTTGGGCAGGTTCCAGCGGAAATCATCGAGGGTGCGGATGGACATGGGAGCCTCCTTGCCCCGTAGAGGAGCAAGCCCCATGCCGCAAGGAAGAACGGCGTAGAGCCGAGCAAACCCGCGCACTTACCCGCGACCCGCTCCCTGGGGGATCGACAAGGAATGCACACCGCCTACGCGGAACGCTCAATCCTTGTTTCGGTAGCGCTCCTCTGCAGCGTTGTAGGCCGGGAAGCCCACCAGCTCGCGCAGCTCCGAAAAGGAGAGCCGCGCGTCATCTTGCGGATGGCGACCTGCTGCCATCTCGGCGAGAGCATCGTTCATCGCTTTCGATGCCACCTCGAGGAGCGTCAGCGGATAGGCCGCGATCTTGAATCCCAACGCTTCGAGTTCGGCGTGGGCCAGCATCGGCGTGTCACCGTCCTCGACCAGGTTGGCCATGAGAGGTGTTCCCTCGAGCTCCCGTGCGATCCGGGCCAGCTCTTCTTCGCTGGCGGGGGACTCGACGAAGAGGATGTCGGCACCGAAATCGCGAAACGCCTTGGCGCGATCGATCGCCTCGTCGAGTCCGCGCGTCGCTCGCGCATCCGTACGTGCCATCAACAGGAAATCGAACCCGTTCTCCGTTCGGGTCTCGACGGCCGCACGAAACCGCGTGAGCGCTTCGGCACGCTCCACCACTTCCTTGCCCCGTGTGTGACCGCAGCGTTTCGGCGCGAGCTGATCTTCG includes:
- a CDS encoding CDP-alcohol phosphatidyltransferase family protein encodes the protein MSIRTLDDFRWNLPNALSALRLALVPSLLWVAWLGEARLFLALVSVALASDVLDGWVARATGEASDAGCLLDSRADLALWLAMPLCTWWLRPDFVTAELRWVALLGVAFVLPMAVAWLKFRALTSYHTWGAKLSSILVGGALWVVWAGGPGWPFRIAAAIAILALIEEIAITAVLAQPAINVKTIWHVLRERLR
- a CDS encoding isocitrate lyase/PEP mutase family protein — its product is MPCCWDAWSARLIEQSGFGLTFMSGFAVSGTRLGMPDTGLISYAEMLDQGRNLCEAVDIPVIGDADTGYGNPLNVQRTVRGYAGAGFACAMIEDQLAPKRCGHTRGKEVVERAEALTRFRAAVETRTENGFDFLLMARTDARATRGLDEAIDRAKAFRDFGADILFVESPASEEELARIARELEGTPLMANLVEDGDTPMLAHAELEALGFKIAAYPLTLLEVASKAMNDALAEMAAGRHPQDDARLSFSELRELVGFPAYNAAEERYRNKD